A window from Pseudomonas alloputida encodes these proteins:
- a CDS encoding polyamine ABC transporter substrate-binding protein has product MVRLKRLLAPFIAATLFAGALHAQAEQRTLRVYNWFDYITPQTLTAFQKDSGVKLVYDIFDTNEALEAKLLTGNSGYDVVVPSNVFLAKQIEAGVFQPLDRSKLPNWQHLDPALMKLIEANDPGNKFAVPYMYGTVLIGFNPAKVKAALGDNAPVDSWDLIFKEENIAKLKQCGVALLDSPSEILPLALQYLGLPPNSDKPADYKKAEELMLKIRPHITYFHSSKYMADIANGDICVAVGYSGSFSQAANRAREANNGVVVDMRLPKEGAPIWFDMLAIPKGAANPEDAHTFINYLLRPEVIAPISDFVGYPNPNKDATDKVNPTIRNNPNLYPTAEAMAKLYTLKPLTRNAERARTRAWTRIKSGT; this is encoded by the coding sequence ATGGTCCGACTCAAACGTCTGCTCGCCCCGTTCATCGCTGCCACCCTGTTCGCAGGCGCCCTGCATGCACAAGCCGAGCAGCGCACCCTGCGTGTATATAACTGGTTCGATTACATCACCCCACAGACCTTGACTGCCTTCCAGAAGGACAGCGGCGTGAAGCTGGTGTACGACATCTTCGACACCAACGAGGCGCTGGAAGCCAAGCTGCTGACCGGCAACTCCGGCTATGACGTGGTAGTACCGTCCAACGTGTTCCTCGCCAAGCAGATCGAAGCCGGGGTGTTCCAGCCGCTGGATCGCAGCAAGCTGCCGAACTGGCAACACCTGGACCCGGCACTGATGAAGCTGATCGAAGCTAACGACCCGGGCAACAAGTTTGCCGTGCCGTATATGTACGGCACCGTGCTGATCGGCTTCAACCCGGCCAAGGTCAAGGCTGCACTCGGCGACAACGCGCCGGTGGACAGCTGGGACCTGATCTTCAAGGAAGAGAACATCGCCAAGCTCAAGCAGTGCGGCGTGGCCCTGCTCGACTCGCCGTCGGAGATTCTACCGCTGGCGCTGCAGTACCTGGGCTTGCCGCCGAACAGCGACAAACCGGCGGACTACAAGAAGGCCGAGGAACTGATGCTGAAGATTCGTCCGCATATCACCTACTTCCACTCCTCGAAGTACATGGCAGACATCGCCAATGGCGACATCTGTGTGGCAGTGGGCTACAGCGGCAGCTTCTCGCAGGCAGCCAACCGCGCCCGTGAGGCGAACAACGGCGTGGTGGTGGACATGCGCCTGCCCAAGGAAGGCGCGCCGATCTGGTTCGACATGCTGGCGATTCCAAAGGGCGCTGCGAACCCGGAGGATGCGCATACGTTCATCAATTACCTGCTGCGGCCAGAGGTGATTGCGCCGATCAGCGACTTCGTGGGGTATCCGAACCCGAACAAGGATGCGACCGACAAGGTGAATCCGACGATTCGCAACAACCCCAACCTGTATCCGACGGCAGAGGCGATGGCCAAGCTGTATACCCTCAAGCCTTTGACGCGAAATGCCGAACGGGCCAGGACCCGCGCCTGGACGCGGATAAAGTCCGGTACGTGA
- a CDS encoding PLP-dependent aminotransferase family protein yields the protein MRESPLILPFDPAGIALDRSRGLSQQLYQALRARVLDGRLSSGTRLPATRDLAAMLALSRNSVVRAYDQLYAEGFIESRVGDGTYVSRLPKLSTQVSTGLYLGLSTGLSTFRQENTEDLSSGRHISAPLQRLKNNHLPPPRSGLPRAFRVGIPAFDLFPFDVWAKLQAGFWRNPSPAQLGYGDPAGEPALRDLIAAYLRRSRGLSCTAEQIVITSGAQQAISLCAQLLLQPGDGVAVENPGYRAAAHAFTLAGGRVCGVPVDEDGLDCGRLEQLTDCRLTYVTPAHQYPTGVTMSLARRLALLAWAERSDGWIIEDDYDGEYRYSGAPLAPLAALDRHGRVLYVGTFGKIAFPALRLGYLVLPSKLVQAFSQGRAIAVRHSEVSSQCVMAEFMARGHFQRHIRRMRKAALKRRDVLKAGWPVDIPGLGAMPEVAAGLHVKVNVDNFAREQELVAKAEAVEVEVTPLSNFWLADCEVPVDKRAGLVLGFAAVPEGEIAEALMKLRKVWRK from the coding sequence ATGCGCGAGTCGCCCCTCATACTGCCTTTCGACCCTGCCGGGATCGCCCTGGATCGCAGCCGCGGGCTTAGCCAGCAGCTATATCAGGCGTTGCGAGCGCGGGTGCTGGATGGGCGCCTGAGCAGTGGTACTCGTCTGCCGGCTACGCGCGACCTGGCTGCCATGTTGGCGCTTTCACGCAACAGCGTGGTGCGCGCGTACGATCAACTGTATGCCGAGGGCTTCATCGAAAGCCGGGTCGGTGATGGCACCTACGTTAGCCGGTTGCCAAAACTGTCCACACAAGTATCCACAGGGTTATACCTGGGCTTATCAACAGGTTTATCCACATTTCGTCAAGAAAATACTGAGGATTTATCCAGCGGGAGGCATATCAGCGCGCCTCTGCAGCGCCTGAAAAACAACCATTTGCCACCCCCCAGAAGCGGTTTGCCGCGTGCTTTTCGCGTTGGTATTCCAGCATTCGACCTGTTCCCGTTTGACGTCTGGGCCAAGCTACAGGCGGGTTTCTGGCGCAACCCATCGCCTGCACAACTGGGCTATGGTGACCCCGCTGGCGAGCCGGCTTTGCGCGATCTGATAGCGGCCTATCTACGCCGCTCGCGGGGGCTGAGCTGTACGGCTGAACAAATTGTGATCACAAGCGGTGCGCAGCAGGCCATCAGCCTTTGTGCACAGTTGCTGCTGCAGCCGGGCGACGGTGTGGCTGTGGAAAACCCAGGCTATCGGGCGGCCGCTCATGCCTTCACGCTCGCGGGTGGCCGGGTGTGTGGCGTGCCTGTGGATGAAGACGGGCTGGACTGCGGCCGGCTGGAACAGTTGACCGATTGCCGACTGACCTATGTCACGCCTGCACACCAATACCCGACCGGGGTGACCATGAGCCTTGCACGTCGCCTGGCATTGCTGGCCTGGGCTGAACGCAGTGACGGCTGGATCATCGAGGACGACTACGACGGCGAGTATCGCTACAGCGGTGCGCCGCTGGCCCCGCTGGCAGCGCTCGACCGGCACGGGCGGGTGCTGTATGTCGGCACCTTCGGCAAGATCGCCTTCCCGGCGTTGCGTCTAGGCTACCTGGTGCTTCCGTCGAAACTGGTGCAGGCCTTCAGCCAGGGCAGAGCTATAGCGGTGCGGCATTCGGAGGTCAGCAGCCAGTGCGTGATGGCCGAGTTCATGGCCCGTGGCCATTTTCAGCGGCACATCCGCCGTATGCGCAAGGCGGCATTGAAGCGGCGCGATGTGCTCAAGGCCGGTTGGCCTGTGGATATTCCGGGGTTGGGTGCAATGCCGGAAGTGGCGGCTGGGCTGCATGTGAAGGTCAATGTGGATAACTTTGCTCGGGAGCAGGAGTTGGTGGCCAAGGCTGAGGCGGTGGAAGTGGAAGTGACGCCACTGAGCAATTTCTGGTTGGCGGACTGCGAGGTGCCTGTGGATAAGCGGGCGGGGCTGGTGCTGGGCTTCGCGGCGGTGCCGGAGGGCGAGATAGCCGAAGCCTTGATGAAATTACGCAAAGTCTGGAGAAAATGA
- a CDS encoding FMN-binding negative transcriptional regulator: MYNSKPHQEHDLTRLHQHMLDTRLAVLVSQGEQGLLATHLPVLVDTAEGDFGTVYAHLARANRQWQDLQHGGEALLVFPGADAYVSPGYYPSKAENPKVVPTWNYLAVHAYGPAEVIHEAEPLLAIVSRLTDRHEQGRSEPWKVTDAPADYIEGMLRAIVGIRLPIARLQGARKLSQNRSGQDIAGVREGLSASPDQLDNQLAAHMRQL; this comes from the coding sequence ATGTACAACAGTAAGCCGCATCAGGAACACGACCTCACCCGCTTGCACCAGCACATGCTAGACACCCGCCTGGCCGTTCTGGTCAGCCAGGGCGAACAGGGCCTTCTGGCCACGCACCTGCCGGTGCTGGTCGATACCGCCGAGGGCGATTTCGGCACTGTGTATGCCCACCTGGCCCGGGCCAACCGCCAATGGCAAGACCTGCAGCACGGCGGCGAAGCACTGCTGGTATTCCCCGGCGCCGATGCCTATGTCAGCCCCGGCTATTACCCAAGCAAGGCCGAAAACCCCAAGGTGGTGCCGACCTGGAACTACCTGGCGGTGCACGCTTATGGCCCGGCCGAAGTTATCCATGAGGCCGAGCCGCTACTGGCTATCGTAAGCCGCCTGACCGACCGCCACGAACAGGGTCGCAGCGAACCATGGAAAGTCACCGACGCCCCTGCCGACTACATCGAGGGCATGCTCCGCGCCATCGTCGGTATCCGTCTGCCCATCGCGCGCCTGCAAGGTGCGCGCAAGCTCAGCCAGAACCGCTCCGGGCAAGACATCGCTGGTGTGCGCGAAGGCCTGAGCGCCAGCCCCGATCAACTGGACAATCAACTCGCGGCGCACATGCGCCAACTCTGA
- a CDS encoding GNAT family N-acetyltransferase, with protein sequence MPNLTLRPVTAQDHAAWHALWQAYLHFYETELADAVSLSTWQRLLDPSEPTHSALAWVDGKAVGMVNFIYHRSNWSIENSCYLQDLYVDSTQRGLGIGRQLIEHVYTTAKADNCIKVHWLTHETNATAISLYQQVAERSGFIQFRKGL encoded by the coding sequence ATGCCCAACCTTACCCTGCGCCCTGTCACGGCCCAAGATCACGCAGCCTGGCACGCCCTTTGGCAGGCCTACCTGCACTTCTACGAGACCGAGTTGGCCGATGCCGTCAGCCTGAGCACCTGGCAACGCCTGCTCGACCCCAGCGAGCCAACCCATTCGGCACTGGCCTGGGTCGACGGCAAGGCGGTGGGGATGGTCAACTTCATCTACCATCGTTCCAACTGGAGTATCGAGAATTCCTGCTACCTGCAGGACCTGTATGTGGACAGCACGCAACGTGGCCTGGGCATTGGTCGACAGTTGATCGAGCACGTCTACACCACTGCCAAGGCCGACAACTGCATCAAGGTGCACTGGCTGACCCACGAAACCAACGCCACCGCCATCAGCCTGTACCAGCAGGTTGCCGAGCGCTCGGGCTTCATCCAATTCCGTAAAGGCTTGTAG
- a CDS encoding GNAT family N-acetyltransferase has product MTDALNWKPAATPQAEPIEGRFIRLEKLDPGRHGEDLWEALQGPASDPVLWDYLPYGPFAERAAFDRWLEGNAAGRDPLFYTVIDRASGQAQGILSLMSIVPEHGRIEIGHIAFGAAMQRTPKGTEAVYLLGKLGFALGNRRLEWKCNNANARSKRAAERFGFVYEGVFRKHLVVKDHNRDTAWYSITDDEWPAVAAGFERWLSEENQQPGGQVESLEMCRKG; this is encoded by the coding sequence ATGACAGACGCATTGAACTGGAAACCCGCCGCAACCCCCCAGGCCGAACCCATTGAAGGCCGCTTCATCCGCCTGGAGAAGCTCGATCCGGGGCGCCATGGCGAAGACCTCTGGGAGGCACTGCAGGGTCCGGCCTCCGATCCGGTGCTGTGGGACTACCTGCCCTACGGCCCGTTCGCCGAACGCGCCGCCTTCGACCGCTGGCTGGAAGGCAACGCTGCTGGCCGCGACCCGCTTTTCTACACCGTCATCGACCGCGCCAGTGGCCAGGCCCAAGGCATCCTCAGCCTGATGTCGATCGTGCCTGAACACGGCCGGATCGAGATCGGCCACATTGCCTTCGGTGCCGCCATGCAGCGCACGCCCAAGGGTACCGAGGCGGTGTACCTGCTGGGCAAGCTGGGCTTCGCGCTGGGTAATCGACGGCTGGAGTGGAAGTGCAATAACGCCAACGCCCGCTCCAAACGTGCGGCAGAGCGATTCGGCTTCGTCTACGAAGGGGTGTTCCGCAAGCACCTGGTGGTGAAGGACCATAACCGCGATACGGCGTGGTATTCGATTACCGATGATGAATGGCCGGCGGTGGCTGCCGGGTTTGAGCGGTGGTTGAGTGAAGAGAACCAGCAGCCGGGTGGCCAGGTGGAAAGCCTTGAGATGTGCCGCAAAGGTTGA
- the oadA gene encoding sodium-extruding oxaloacetate decarboxylase subunit alpha: MSKKIHVTDTILRDAHQSLLATRMRTEDMLPICDKLDKVGYWSLEVWGGATFDACVRFLKEDPWERLRKLRAALPNTRLQMLLRGQNLLGYRHYSDDVVKAFVAKAAVNGIDVFRIFDAMNDVRNLRVAIEAVKAAGKHAQGTIAYTTSPVHTIEAFVNQAKQMEAMGCDSVAIKDMAGLLTPFATGELVKALKAEQSLPVFIHSHDTAGLAAMCQLKAVENGADHIDTAISSFAWGTSHPGTESMVAALKGSEFDTGLDLELLQEIGLYFYAVRKKYHQFESEFTAVDTRVQVNQVPGGMISNLANQLKEQGALNRMNEVLAEIPRVREDLGFPPLVTPTSQIVGTQAFFNVLAGERYKTITNEVKLYLQGGYGKAPGVVNEQLRRQAIGSEEVIDVRPADLLKPEMAKLRSDIGALARCEEDVLTLAMFPDIGRKFLEEREAGTLTPEVLLPIPEAGAVAAPGGEGVPTEFVIDVHGETYRVDITGVGVKAEGKRHFYLSIDGMPEEVVFEPLNEFVSGGGSKRKQATDPGHVSTTMPGNIVDVLVKEGDMVKAGQAVLITEAMKMETEVQAAIAGKVVAIHVAKGDRVTPGEILIEIEG; this comes from the coding sequence ATGTCCAAGAAAATTCACGTAACCGACACGATCCTGCGCGACGCTCACCAGTCCCTGCTGGCTACCCGCATGCGTACCGAAGACATGCTGCCGATCTGCGACAAGCTCGACAAGGTTGGCTACTGGTCGCTGGAAGTCTGGGGTGGTGCAACCTTCGACGCCTGCGTGCGCTTCCTCAAGGAAGACCCGTGGGAGCGCCTGCGCAAGCTGCGCGCAGCGCTGCCAAACACCCGCCTGCAAATGCTGCTGCGCGGCCAGAACCTGTTGGGCTACCGTCATTACAGCGACGACGTGGTCAAGGCCTTCGTCGCCAAGGCGGCGGTCAACGGCATCGATGTGTTCCGCATTTTCGACGCCATGAACGACGTGCGTAACCTGCGCGTGGCCATCGAAGCGGTCAAGGCCGCCGGCAAGCACGCCCAGGGCACCATCGCTTACACCACCAGCCCGGTACACACCATCGAAGCCTTCGTGAACCAGGCCAAGCAGATGGAAGCCATGGGTTGCGACTCGGTGGCGATCAAGGACATGGCCGGCCTGCTGACCCCGTTCGCCACTGGCGAGCTGGTCAAGGCGCTGAAGGCAGAACAGTCGCTGCCGGTGTTCATTCACTCCCACGATACCGCCGGCCTGGCAGCCATGTGCCAGCTGAAGGCCGTGGAAAATGGCGCGGACCACATCGACACCGCCATCTCCAGCTTCGCCTGGGGCACCAGCCATCCGGGTACCGAGTCGATGGTTGCTGCACTCAAGGGCAGCGAGTTCGACACCGGCCTGGACCTGGAGCTTCTGCAGGAGATCGGCTTGTACTTCTACGCTGTGCGCAAGAAGTACCACCAGTTCGAAAGCGAGTTCACCGCGGTAGACACCCGGGTGCAGGTCAACCAGGTACCGGGCGGCATGATTTCCAACCTGGCCAACCAGCTCAAGGAGCAGGGCGCCCTCAACCGCATGAACGAAGTGCTGGCCGAAATCCCGCGTGTGCGTGAAGACCTCGGCTTCCCGCCACTGGTCACCCCGACCTCGCAGATCGTCGGCACCCAGGCGTTCTTCAACGTGCTGGCGGGTGAGCGCTACAAAACCATCACCAATGAGGTGAAGCTGTACCTGCAAGGTGGCTATGGCAAGGCCCCGGGTGTGGTCAACGAGCAACTGCGTCGCCAGGCTATCGGCAGCGAAGAAGTGATCGATGTGCGCCCGGCTGACCTGCTGAAGCCGGAAATGGCCAAGTTGCGTAGCGACATCGGTGCCCTGGCCCGTTGCGAAGAAGACGTGCTGACCCTTGCCATGTTCCCGGACATTGGCCGCAAGTTCCTCGAAGAACGCGAAGCTGGCACCTTGACGCCTGAAGTTCTGCTGCCGATTCCGGAAGCCGGTGCCGTGGCTGCCCCAGGCGGTGAAGGCGTGCCGACCGAGTTCGTGATCGACGTACACGGCGAAACCTACCGCGTCGACATCACCGGTGTGGGCGTGAAGGCCGAAGGCAAGCGTCACTTCTATCTGTCGATCGACGGCATGCCGGAGGAAGTGGTATTCGAGCCACTCAACGAGTTCGTCAGCGGTGGCGGCAGCAAGCGCAAGCAAGCGACCGACCCTGGCCACGTGAGCACCACCATGCCAGGGAACATCGTTGATGTGCTGGTCAAGGAAGGTGACATGGTCAAGGCCGGCCAGGCGGTCCTGATCACCGAAGCCATGAAGATGGAAACCGAAGTGCAGGCGGCCATCGCCGGTAAGGTCGTGGCCATCCATGTGGCCAAGGGTGATCGCGTGACGCCGGGTGAGATCCTGATCGAGATCGAGGGCTGA
- a CDS encoding acetyl-CoA carboxylase biotin carboxylase subunit produces the protein MIKKILIANRGEIAVRIVRACAEMGIRSVAIFSDADRHALHVKRADEAHSIGAEPLAGYLNPRKLVNLAVETGCDALHPGYGFLSENAELAEICAERGIKFIGPAADVIRRMGDKTEARRTMIAAGVPVTPGTEGNVADIHEALSEGDRIGYPVMLKATSGGGGRGIRRCNSREELEQNFPRVISEATKAFGSAEVFLEKCIVNPKHIEAQILGDSFGNVVHLFERDCSIQRRNQKLIEIAPSPQLTPEQRAYIGDLAVRAAKAVNYENAGTVEFLLADGEVYFMEMNTRVQVEHTITEEITGIDIVREQIRIASGLPLSVKQEDIQHRGYALQFRINAEDPKNNFLPSFGKITRYYAPGGPGVRTDTAIYTGYTIPPFYDSMCLKLVVWALTWEEAMDRGLRALDDMRVQGVKTTAAYYQEILRNPEFRSGQFNTSFVESHPELTNYSIKRKPEELALAIAAAIAAHAGL, from the coding sequence GTGATAAAAAAAATCCTGATCGCCAACCGAGGTGAAATCGCAGTTCGGATCGTGCGTGCTTGCGCCGAGATGGGCATTCGCTCGGTAGCGATCTTTTCCGACGCCGACCGGCATGCCTTGCACGTCAAGCGCGCTGACGAAGCACACAGCATCGGTGCCGAGCCGCTGGCCGGTTACCTCAACCCGCGCAAGCTGGTGAACCTGGCTGTGGAAACCGGCTGTGATGCCCTGCACCCAGGCTACGGTTTCCTTTCGGAAAACGCTGAACTGGCAGAAATTTGCGCCGAGCGCGGGATCAAGTTCATCGGCCCGGCCGCCGACGTGATTCGCCGTATGGGCGACAAGACCGAAGCGCGCCGCACCATGATCGCCGCCGGTGTGCCGGTAACCCCGGGCACCGAAGGTAACGTTGCCGATATTCATGAAGCCCTGAGCGAAGGTGACCGCATCGGTTATCCGGTGATGCTCAAGGCCACCTCCGGTGGTGGCGGCCGTGGTATTCGCCGTTGCAATAGCCGCGAAGAACTGGAACAGAACTTCCCACGGGTCATTTCCGAGGCGACCAAGGCATTCGGTTCGGCCGAAGTGTTCCTGGAGAAATGCATCGTCAACCCTAAGCACATCGAGGCGCAAATTCTCGGTGACAGCTTCGGTAACGTAGTGCACCTGTTCGAGCGCGACTGCTCTATCCAGCGCCGTAACCAGAAGCTCATCGAAATTGCCCCCAGCCCACAGCTCACTCCTGAGCAGCGCGCCTACATCGGCGACCTGGCGGTGCGTGCGGCCAAAGCGGTGAATTACGAGAACGCCGGTACCGTGGAGTTCCTGCTCGCCGATGGCGAAGTGTACTTCATGGAAATGAACACCCGGGTGCAGGTGGAACACACTATTACCGAGGAAATCACCGGTATCGACATCGTTCGTGAGCAGATCCGCATCGCCTCGGGGCTGCCACTGTCGGTCAAGCAGGAAGACATTCAGCACCGCGGCTACGCCCTGCAGTTCCGTATCAATGCTGAAGACCCGAAAAACAACTTCCTGCCCAGCTTCGGCAAGATCACCCGTTACTACGCCCCCGGCGGCCCGGGCGTGCGCACCGACACGGCGATCTACACCGGCTATACCATTCCACCGTTCTACGACTCCATGTGCCTGAAACTGGTGGTGTGGGCGTTGACCTGGGAAGAAGCCATGGACCGCGGCCTGCGGGCCCTGGACGACATGCGCGTGCAAGGGGTGAAGACCACCGCCGCGTACTACCAGGAAATCCTGCGCAATCCGGAATTCCGTAGCGGCCAGTTCAATACCAGCTTTGTCGAAAGCCACCCTGAATTGACCAACTACTCGATCAAGCGCAAACCCGAAGAGCTGGCCCTGGCCATCGCCGCCGCCATCGCCGCCCACGCAGGCCTGTGA
- a CDS encoding LysR family transcriptional regulator: protein MRKSLMRMTLRQLQIFNEVCDLRSYSRAAEEMALTQPAVSLQIRQLEELIGQPLFEYVGKKLYLTEAAEALQRASHDIFGRLESLDMQLSDMQGSLQGQLKLAIESSAKYFVPHLFAAFKQRHPEVNLTLTVVNRAQAIRRLSDNRDDLIIMSMVPQDMGLEFLPFLNNPIVAVAPPQHPLCKLEQLRMQDLEPHTLLVREQGSGTRKACEEYFKDKRVHFAQTLEVASADAQRECVIAGLGIALLTRHAVNLELATGMLKELPVEELPLYRSWCVVQAKAKRQSPVALAFLAFIRGERALISALVERFSGKLPPTTAIP from the coding sequence ATGCGTAAGTCCTTGATGCGTATGACATTGCGTCAACTCCAGATCTTTAACGAGGTGTGCGATTTGCGGTCGTACAGCCGTGCTGCGGAGGAGATGGCGCTGACGCAACCCGCCGTTAGTCTACAGATCCGCCAGCTTGAAGAGCTGATTGGCCAGCCATTGTTCGAGTACGTGGGCAAGAAGCTCTACCTGACCGAGGCGGCCGAGGCCCTGCAGCGCGCCAGCCACGATATCTTCGGGCGCCTGGAGAGCCTGGACATGCAGCTGTCGGACATGCAGGGCTCACTGCAGGGTCAGTTGAAACTGGCGATCGAGTCCAGTGCCAAGTACTTCGTGCCACACCTGTTCGCCGCCTTCAAGCAGCGTCACCCGGAAGTCAACCTGACCCTGACGGTGGTCAATCGTGCCCAAGCCATCCGCCGTCTTTCCGATAACCGCGACGACCTGATCATCATGTCGATGGTGCCGCAAGACATGGGCCTGGAGTTTCTGCCGTTCCTCAACAACCCGATCGTTGCGGTTGCGCCGCCACAGCACCCGCTGTGCAAGCTGGAGCAGTTGCGCATGCAGGACCTGGAGCCTCATACCCTGCTGGTCCGCGAGCAAGGTTCGGGAACACGCAAGGCGTGCGAAGAGTACTTCAAGGACAAGCGCGTGCATTTCGCCCAGACGCTTGAAGTAGCCTCGGCCGATGCCCAGCGCGAATGCGTGATCGCCGGGCTGGGGATCGCCCTGTTGACCCGTCACGCCGTCAACCTGGAATTGGCTACCGGGATGCTGAAGGAATTACCGGTCGAGGAGCTACCGCTGTACCGTAGCTGGTGCGTGGTGCAGGCCAAGGCCAAGCGGCAGTCACCGGTGGCCTTGGCGTTTCTTGCATTCATACGCGGCGAACGTGCTCTTATCAGCGCGCTTGTTGAACGTTTTTCGGGGAAGTTGCCGCCGACGACTGCCATACCGTGA
- a CDS encoding PA3496 family putative envelope integrity protein → MARDFDGTYQPNAKARKQQEKDQRRMEYRRAIESYCDQRQLLRDLADYPELQALTVWQSSAATSPKNVQQAR, encoded by the coding sequence ATGGCTCGTGACTTCGACGGTACGTACCAACCCAACGCCAAGGCTCGCAAGCAGCAGGAAAAGGATCAGCGCCGTATGGAATACCGCCGCGCGATCGAGAGCTATTGCGACCAACGTCAATTGCTCCGCGACCTGGCGGACTACCCCGAGCTGCAAGCACTCACGGTATGGCAGTCGTCGGCGGCAACTTCCCCGAAAAACGTTCAACAAGCGCGCTGA
- the hexR gene encoding transcriptional regulator HexR — protein sequence MNLLQHIAQSRHLLRKSELKVADHVLLDPAAVMHSSMADLAHSVGISEPTIVRFCRAIGCSGFQDLKLKLAQSLAAGASFGQFAIHEDDSVADYSLKIFDTTLHTLMEVREHLDPQALQQAVSAMAQAQRVEFYGFGASGAVAADAQHKFFRLLLSAAAYSDPHMQAMSAVTLKPGDVAVCISQSGRSKDLLITANLVRESGANLITLCPSQTPLAELSTVNLAIDVHEDTEIYTPLTSRIAHLVVIDVLAMGVAMARGPSLVNHLKSVKRSLRSLRLSPKSIKATDD from the coding sequence GTGAATCTGTTGCAACATATCGCCCAATCGCGCCACTTGCTGCGCAAATCGGAACTGAAAGTGGCCGACCACGTGCTGCTCGACCCGGCTGCCGTCATGCACAGCTCCATGGCCGATTTGGCGCACAGCGTGGGTATCAGTGAGCCGACCATCGTGCGTTTCTGCCGGGCCATTGGCTGCTCGGGCTTCCAGGACCTGAAGCTGAAGCTGGCGCAAAGCCTGGCTGCCGGGGCCAGCTTCGGTCAGTTCGCCATCCACGAAGACGATTCGGTCGCCGACTACAGCCTGAAGATCTTCGACACCACCCTGCACACCCTGATGGAAGTGCGCGAGCACCTTGATCCGCAGGCGCTGCAACAAGCCGTGAGCGCCATGGCCCAGGCGCAGCGGGTAGAGTTCTATGGCTTTGGCGCGTCCGGTGCGGTTGCGGCCGATGCCCAGCACAAGTTCTTCCGCCTGCTGCTCAGCGCGGCAGCGTATTCCGACCCCCACATGCAAGCGATGTCGGCCGTTACCCTGAAACCGGGCGATGTGGCGGTGTGTATTTCCCAGTCGGGCCGTTCCAAGGACCTGCTGATCACTGCCAACCTGGTGCGTGAGAGCGGCGCCAACCTGATTACCCTGTGCCCCAGCCAGACGCCGCTGGCCGAGCTATCGACGGTCAACCTGGCGATCGACGTGCATGAAGACACCGAGATCTACACCCCACTGACCTCGCGTATTGCCCACCTGGTGGTGATCGACGTGCTGGCCATGGGCGTTGCCATGGCGCGCGGGCCTAGCCTGGTCAACCACCTGAAGAGCGTGAAACGCAGCTTGCGCAGCTTGCGTCTGTCGCCCAAGTCGATCAAGGCTACCGACGACTGA